A single genomic interval of Metamycoplasma salivarium harbors:
- a CDS encoding MHJ_0274 family protein, producing MGAQAKSNSTASIAIYVILGLLLAFVVFYIVWKIMKKKLLKKKELKVLRKKEEETKKVYYDYVMSFYKIIEYAENELKNFVPSIGSTKMKDIKNGANKLTAKLLKREDFAKSFADNKVYENFLEHATKIASYNCNLWESNIPETVQFFKDEYKLIPESEHKTEYLNLVEQSIRRQYYEKQQD from the coding sequence ATGGGAGCACAAGCTAAGTCAAATAGTACAGCAAGTATTGCTATTTATGTCATTTTAGGGCTTTTGTTGGCATTTGTGGTTTTTTACATCGTTTGAAAAATTATGAAGAAAAAGTTGCTAAAGAAAAAAGAACTAAAAGTCTTAAGAAAAAAAGAAGAAGAAACCAAAAAAGTTTATTATGACTATGTTATGTCATTTTATAAAATCATTGAATATGCAGAAAATGAATTAAAAAATTTTGTTCCTTCAATAGGCTCTACTAAAATGAAAGATATAAAAAATGGAGCAAATAAATTAACCGCAAAATTGCTAAAAAGAGAAGATTTTGCTAAATCATTTGCAGATAATAAAGTTTATGAAAACTTTTTAGAACATGCTACAAAAATTGCTAGCTATAATTGCAATTTATGAGAATCAAATATTCCAGAAACAGTTCAATTTTTCAAAGATGAATATAAATTAATTCCTGAAAGTGAACACAAAACTGAATATTTAAATTTAGTAGAACAATCAATTAGGAGACAATATTATGAAAAACAACAAGATTAA
- a CDS encoding aminopeptidase P family protein: MLKDELVKYFKESKADAYISEAPQTRLWFAGVQTTDGYLVIEPNKAYLFVDGRYIEYCTKNAKNVEVILLEKGTLSKFLEKKNYKKVIVEEDYLKLETFEAFKQMLPKAEFVYARAQKFRIKKDEEEWQKVKEACEISLQALEEVKKILRVGITELEVSNKLGYLMKVFGAEKEGFDSIVAFGANAAEPHHHPTNKKLTEGDIVKIDFGAQFAGWVSDITRTFFFGKPKNPDLVKILDTVIEAQRLGREMVKPGVTTVDVDKTCRDYIEKAGYGKFFTHSTGHGVGIDIHELPYVNSSIPTTLEEGMIITVEPGIYVENVGGARIEDTILVTKDGCRVLSRPEDYK; encoded by the coding sequence ATGTTAAAAGATGAATTAGTAAAATATTTCAAAGAATCTAAAGCTGATGCTTATATCTCAGAAGCACCACAAACTAGACTTTGATTTGCAGGTGTTCAAACAACTGATGGATATTTAGTTATTGAACCTAATAAAGCATATTTATTTGTTGATGGACGTTACATTGAGTATTGTACAAAAAATGCTAAAAATGTTGAAGTTATTTTATTAGAAAAAGGTACTTTATCAAAATTTTTAGAAAAGAAAAATTACAAGAAAGTTATTGTTGAGGAAGATTATTTAAAATTAGAAACTTTTGAAGCATTTAAACAAATGCTACCTAAAGCTGAATTTGTTTATGCTAGAGCTCAAAAATTCAGAATTAAAAAAGATGAAGAAGAATGACAAAAAGTAAAAGAAGCTTGTGAAATTTCTCTTCAAGCTTTAGAAGAAGTTAAAAAAATCTTAAGAGTTGGTATTACTGAACTTGAAGTATCAAATAAATTAGGTTATTTAATGAAAGTATTTGGAGCAGAAAAAGAAGGATTTGATTCAATTGTTGCTTTTGGCGCAAATGCCGCTGAACCTCACCATCACCCAACAAATAAAAAACTTACCGAAGGCGATATTGTTAAAATAGACTTTGGTGCACAATTTGCTGGTTGAGTTTCAGATATTACAAGAACATTTTTCTTTGGCAAACCTAAAAATCCTGATTTAGTAAAAATTTTAGATACAGTTATTGAAGCACAACGTTTAGGTCGTGAAATGGTTAAACCTGGTGTAACTACAGTTGATGTTGATAAAACTTGCCGTGATTATATTGAAAAAGCGGGCTATGGTAAATTCTTTACACACTCAACAGGACATGGAGTTGGAATTGATATTCATGAACTTCCTTATGTAAATTCATCGATTCCTACAACCTTAGAAGAAGGTATGATTATTACAGTTGAACCTGGAATTTATGTTGAAAATGTTGGTGGTGCTAGAATTGAAGATACAATTTTAGTAACAAAAGATGGATGTAGAGTATTAAGCCGTCCAGAAGATTACAAATAA
- a CDS encoding deoxyribonuclease IV, translating into MIKLGSHVAFKKPDYLVGSIKESLANNANCAMIYLGAPQTAARVNVDQYMLDEYFAEYAGKIAPKDIVIHAPYIINMASKTKSEFARNFLISEINRANQIGSQYIVLHPGSATDLDKNEALDQLIENLKFVLNRTENLIICIETMAGKGNEICTNFEDIMYVINNVNSKRIAICLDTCHVWDAGYNIKDYDDFKNILIEQNALKHIKVIHLNDSANAMGSHKDRHANIGNGFIGLEVLKKFVWDRDFDDLPIILETPYINNVFSPYKDEIALLLDK; encoded by the coding sequence ATGATTAAATTAGGTAGTCATGTTGCTTTTAAAAAGCCAGATTATTTAGTAGGTTCTATTAAAGAAAGTTTAGCAAATAATGCAAACTGTGCAATGATATATTTAGGTGCTCCCCAAACTGCTGCAAGAGTCAATGTTGATCAATATATGTTAGATGAATATTTTGCAGAATATGCCGGAAAAATTGCACCAAAAGATATTGTGATTCATGCACCTTATATTATTAATATGGCAAGTAAAACTAAATCAGAATTTGCAAGAAATTTCTTAATTTCTGAAATTAATAGAGCCAATCAAATTGGAAGTCAATATATTGTTTTACATCCAGGCTCTGCAACAGATTTAGATAAAAACGAAGCGTTAGACCAATTGATTGAAAATTTAAAATTTGTTTTAAATAGAACAGAAAATTTGATAATTTGTATAGAAACAATGGCTGGAAAAGGCAATGAAATATGTACTAATTTTGAAGACATTATGTATGTAATAAATAATGTTAATTCAAAAAGAATTGCAATATGTTTAGACACATGTCATGTTTGAGATGCAGGTTATAACATTAAAGATTATGATGATTTTAAAAATATATTAATTGAACAAAATGCTTTAAAGCATATAAAAGTTATTCATTTAAATGATTCTGCTAATGCAATGGGTTCTCACAAAGATAGACATGCAAATATTGGAAATGGTTTTATTGGTCTTGAAGTTTTAAAAAAATTCGTTTGAGATAGAGATTTTGATGATCTTCCAATTATTTTAGAAACTCCTTATATTAACAATGTTTTTAGTCCTTATAAAGACGAAATCGCTTTATTGCTTGATAAATAA
- the ylqF gene encoding ribosome biogenesis GTPase YlqF, with the protein MINWYPGHMAKALREIKEKQKLFDLFIIMLDARIPLSSFNPEIFKIINQKSILFVATKLDKTNQEKSLKLLKSYEKYGKVIPCDLKAKNAYQKLNSAINFYYEKLKEKNLAKNKLTPALKCIVLGIPNVGKSTLINLLAKTRSTKVGNMPGVTKHEQWINCKNYLLLDTPGILMPKIDSDITGAKLAITNAIRIESLNLYEVIVEMYKLISNQAPYVLQKINLLPAFDEENVFIQINQYAIANNIVKQKGEIDLNKAINLLIKFFQNLDNIIYD; encoded by the coding sequence ATGATTAATTGATATCCAGGCCATATGGCAAAAGCATTAAGGGAAATAAAAGAAAAGCAAAAACTTTTCGATCTTTTTATTATTATGCTTGATGCCCGTATCCCATTAAGCAGTTTTAATCCCGAAATTTTCAAGATTATTAATCAAAAGTCTATTTTATTCGTTGCAACAAAACTAGATAAAACTAACCAAGAAAAATCATTAAAATTGCTTAAATCATATGAAAAATATGGCAAAGTTATTCCATGTGATTTGAAAGCTAAAAATGCTTATCAAAAATTAAATAGTGCAATTAATTTTTATTATGAAAAACTTAAAGAAAAAAATTTAGCAAAAAATAAATTAACTCCTGCTTTAAAATGCATTGTTCTAGGCATTCCTAATGTTGGAAAAAGTACTTTAATTAATTTGCTCGCAAAAACAAGAAGTACTAAAGTTGGCAATATGCCTGGAGTTACTAAACATGAGCAATGAATTAATTGTAAAAATTATTTACTTTTAGATACTCCTGGAATTTTGATGCCTAAAATTGATAGTGACATAACTGGTGCTAAATTAGCAATAACTAATGCCATTAGAATTGAATCTTTAAATTTATATGAAGTAATTGTTGAAATGTATAAATTAATTTCTAATCAGGCACCTTATGTTTTACAAAAAATTAATTTATTGCCTGCATTTGATGAAGAAAATGTTTTTATTCAAATTAATCAATATGCAATTGCTAACAATATTGTGAAACAAAAAGGTGAAATTGACCTTAACAAGGCAATTAATTTACTAATTAAATTTTTTCAAAATTTGGATAATATAATTTATGATTAA
- the rpmG gene encoding 50S ribosomal protein L33, with product MPREGLTLRCEKCKMENYITKKNKKLHPDKMEVTKYCAKCNAHTTHKEKK from the coding sequence ATGCCAAGAGAAGGACTTACCTTAAGATGCGAAAAATGTAAAATGGAAAATTACATTACTAAGAAAAATAAAAAATTGCATCCTGACAAAATGGAAGTTACAAAATATTGTGCAAAATGTAATGCACATACAACACATAAAGAAAAGAAATAG
- the pgsA gene encoding CDP-diacylglycerol--glycerol-3-phosphate 3-phosphatidyltransferase, protein MKNNKIKLKDKKPVYTEKFGIANWLTVTRLLLMIPFIAIMSTLFALGLTGTTFYYNGITLEGKGHKLPYSILYWLNVIIFIVAMITDFVDGYYARKTKTITAFGKIFDPIADKVATTLMLIFLAITRMTYLPVIILFIVRDILVDGTRIYAIKRNIKVQANIWGKIKTILISLAIIALAFAGPWLTDAKKDDGTENTILLFYVNIPLLIGLVFSWTSGIIYMFKYLKGIKKDIRENNTFEMDVNQDKKDNKSNDNKDDNDKNLASNGNENNNEDKSNEDKTNTVTVEAEKTDPNIQIDFSKTEIFE, encoded by the coding sequence ATGAAAAACAACAAGATTAAATTGAAAGACAAAAAACCTGTTTATACAGAAAAATTTGGAATTGCTAATTGATTAACTGTTACTAGACTTTTGCTTATGATTCCATTTATTGCAATTATGTCTACATTATTTGCTTTGGGGCTTACTGGAACAACTTTTTATTACAATGGTATTACTTTAGAAGGTAAAGGACATAAATTACCATATTCGATTTTATATTGACTAAATGTAATTATTTTTATAGTTGCTATGATAACTGATTTTGTTGATGGTTATTATGCTAGAAAAACAAAAACAATTACTGCATTTGGAAAAATCTTTGATCCAATCGCTGACAAAGTAGCTACAACATTAATGTTAATCTTTTTAGCAATTACAAGAATGACATATTTGCCAGTTATTATTTTATTTATCGTGCGTGATATTTTAGTTGATGGCACAAGAATTTATGCTATTAAAAGAAACATAAAGGTTCAAGCTAATATTTGAGGAAAAATTAAAACAATCTTAATTTCTTTAGCAATTATTGCTTTAGCATTTGCAGGCCCTTGACTTACTGATGCTAAAAAAGATGATGGAACAGAAAATACAATATTGTTATTCTATGTAAACATACCATTATTAATTGGATTAGTATTTTCATGAACTTCTGGAATTATTTATATGTTTAAATACTTGAAAGGCATTAAAAAAGATATTCGTGAAAACAATACATTTGAAATGGATGTTAATCAAGATAAAAAAGACAATAAATCAAATGATAATAAAGATGATAATGATAAAAATTTAGCTTCAAATGGAAATGAAAATAATAATGAAGATAAATCAAATGAAGATAAAACAAATACTGTTACAGTAGAGGCTGAAAAAACAGATCCAAATATTCAAATTGACTTCTCAAAAACTGAAATTTTTGAGTAA
- the holA gene encoding DNA polymerase III subunit delta: protein MYLIKGDENYFIEQKTREIVQNFALQNNHEIRVINYSIDIDIEKFVSEIFDVDIFSPKKIIVLQNIDFLNAKSKIKPTLLDEIIHILETKNDDIEIVFTQYIAKYDKTFTPSKVFNFLLNNAVVIDCKKLSDRALTQFVAKMIEQKGGKTDVWTVTTLLLSLPNDLQIINNEIDRLMLLNKNITIQMIQNNTLNIGSNIDFAFSNAFIDYSSISEIIAKLQEQLNYGISASQIISQMTNILYDAQWLYFLKNKYSSDAEINKILNMNEYKLKLTRSFLEKIGYSKIKKLTIKLAKLDKDIKLGYVDEIIGIETFMLNLFQ, encoded by the coding sequence ATGTATCTAATAAAAGGTGATGAAAATTATTTTATCGAGCAAAAAACCAGAGAAATTGTGCAAAATTTTGCTCTGCAAAATAATCATGAAATTAGGGTTATAAATTACAGCATAGATATTGACATTGAAAAATTTGTGAGCGAAATTTTTGATGTTGATATTTTTAGTCCTAAAAAAATAATTGTGTTACAAAATATTGACTTTTTAAATGCAAAAAGTAAGATTAAACCTACTTTATTAGACGAAATTATTCATATTTTAGAAACTAAAAATGATGATATTGAAATAGTGTTTACTCAATATATTGCAAAATATGATAAAACATTCACACCTTCAAAAGTTTTTAATTTTTTATTAAATAATGCAGTTGTTATAGATTGTAAAAAACTTTCTGACCGGGCATTAACACAATTTGTTGCGAAAATGATTGAACAAAAAGGTGGAAAAACTGATGTTTGAACAGTAACAACTTTGCTTTTATCTTTACCAAATGACTTACAAATTATTAATAATGAAATTGATAGACTAATGTTGTTAAATAAGAACATTACTATTCAAATGATTCAAAATAACACATTAAATATTGGTTCTAATATTGACTTTGCGTTTTCAAATGCTTTTATTGACTATTCAAGCATTAGCGAAATTATTGCTAAGTTACAGGAACAATTAAATTATGGAATTAGTGCAAGTCAAATCATAAGCCAAATGACAAACATTTTGTATGATGCCCAATGGTTATATTTTTTGAAAAATAAATATAGCAGTGATGCTGAGATTAATAAGATTTTGAATATGAATGAATATAAACTAAAACTGACAAGAAGTTTTTTAGAAAAAATAGGTTATAGTAAAATAAAAAAATTAACTATTAAATTAGCAAAATTAGATAAAGATATTAAGCTAGGATATGTTGATGAAATCATTGGAATTGAAACTTTTATGTTAAATTTATTTCAATAA
- a CDS encoding alpha-amylase family glycosyl hydrolase, protein MDHLKKIISYELKLETFKDSNSDGIGDFNGLLQKINYLKSLNVNVVFIDDVLKQYQNVTNVNEVNNKYGSLQDFINIVQTMQKSNIMLSPIIDLKDIKQLFLNWKNMMELYSDSFSTTKEIEWNSLQSKYLINNIDPNNNIVDLANFILYLDKVVNFYNECGIRCFTFKNFEILLKYDEFTKHSNLEKLEDLYKTLKRINTNAIMILQPKSFNKQLFKNILSYDTKYTDYLYLNLFSLININIELPYTKKTPLNLSKFLNEYKFAMHDKRIIMCLESDASGKINSMWGDEKAYMNEAANSFLLTLFSGKNSIGLYSGFELGQNRAKWIELNNNFAKNEEKRYYESKKITKEAYFEAKKYQSKENMEVIMSWNNTDFCGFSDYNMWKFSPALNYYTNNVKTEQNDPNSCLNFYIFLTNFIKDKTYLDSLDKSSISVKKINDILFIKRKYNKQTLKFIYNLTNKPKRLFPQYGNYKLITSSYVSKIYASLPKYLEPFESIIIINDN, encoded by the coding sequence ATGGATCATTTAAAAAAAATTATTAGTTATGAACTTAAATTAGAGACATTTAAAGATAGCAATAGTGATGGTATTGGTGATTTTAATGGACTTTTACAAAAAATAAACTATTTAAAATCATTAAACGTTAATGTTGTTTTTATTGATGATGTTTTAAAACAATATCAAAACGTAACTAATGTTAATGAAGTGAATAACAAATATGGTTCATTACAAGATTTTATTAATATTGTTCAAACTATGCAAAAGTCTAACATTATGTTAAGTCCAATTATTGATTTAAAAGATATTAAACAATTATTTTTAAACTGAAAAAATATGATGGAACTATATTCTGATTCTTTTAGTACTACTAAAGAAATAGAATGAAATAGTTTGCAAAGCAAATACTTAATTAATAATATAGATCCAAACAACAACATTGTTGATTTAGCAAATTTCATTTTGTATTTAGATAAAGTTGTTAATTTTTATAATGAATGTGGAATTAGATGTTTCACTTTTAAAAACTTTGAAATTTTACTAAAATATGATGAATTTACCAAACATTCTAACCTTGAAAAATTAGAAGATTTATATAAAACTTTAAAAAGAATTAATACCAATGCAATAATGATTTTGCAACCTAAATCTTTTAATAAACAACTTTTTAAAAATATTTTAAGTTATGACACTAAATATACAGATTATTTATATTTAAACCTTTTTTCTTTAATTAACATCAACATAGAATTACCATATACTAAAAAAACGCCTTTAAATTTAAGTAAATTTTTAAATGAATATAAATTCGCAATGCATGATAAAAGAATTATTATGTGCCTAGAATCTGATGCATCAGGCAAGATAAATTCAATGTGGGGTGATGAAAAAGCTTATATGAATGAAGCTGCAAATTCATTTTTACTAACATTATTTAGTGGAAAAAATTCGATTGGTTTATATTCAGGATTTGAGCTTGGACAAAATCGAGCAAAATGAATTGAACTTAATAACAATTTTGCAAAAAATGAAGAAAAAAGATATTATGAAAGCAAAAAAATAACTAAAGAAGCTTATTTTGAAGCTAAAAAATACCAATCAAAAGAAAATATGGAAGTTATTATGAGCTGAAACAATACAGATTTTTGTGGCTTCAGTGATTATAATATGTGAAAATTTTCACCAGCTTTAAATTACTATACAAACAATGTTAAAACTGAACAAAATGATCCAAATAGTTGCTTAAACTTTTACATTTTTTTAACAAATTTTATTAAGGATAAAACTTATTTAGATTCACTTGATAAATCTTCAATTTCAGTTAAAAAAATTAATGATATTTTATTTATCAAACGTAAATACAATAAGCAAACATTAAAATTTATTTATAACTTAACTAATAAACCTAAAAGGTTGTTTCCACAATATGGAAACTACAAATTAATTACAAGTAGTTATGTAAGCAAAATTTATGCATCTTTGCCTAAATATTTAGAACCTTTTGAAAGTATCATAATTATTAATGATAATTAG